The genomic stretch taattaatattacaGTGCCATATTGTCACGGGGTATATGAACCTTgaactaatttttattttttctgtgGAAAACTTCAAATCTCGAACTTAAGGTTGAATTCGTCCTATATatgttatatttaaatataattattgacCTTAAGCAATAGGTTAATCCTATACTTaatcattattttattgaatttggtcTACAGCCTCTAGCAGAAATGTAGAAAATGGATACTAACCCAATAATCGCTCTTCTAGAAATCGTGAAAATGGATACTCACCCAATAATAGACGAacaatattttcttaattaatgtTAAAATTATCTATTGCAGAATTCTTAATCAGCCAGTCAAATTTGATCAGCAACTGAAGCACTACTTAATTGTTAACTTCAACTATTGACTCATTTGCTAAGTCAATCCACATTAACAACAAATGGCGGCCGACCATGCCATATTATTTTAAAcccatactactactattacatGTGACATGTCTATATATACACACGCTAGAAATAAAAGTTGATCACCACATCATCTACCAGATACATTCCtagtaaatttgatttttttgctAAGGAAAGATGTTTCTGTCCACAATTCTTGCTCTGTTGCTTGGATTCATCATCCACCTCTACATTTCTCTGGTGGCGAATCCCAGAAAGATACAAAAAGCGTTGAAGAAACAAGGAATCAATGGCCCTCCTCCAAAAATCCTCCTCGGCAACATCCTCGAGATCAAGAAATCCCGGGATGCAGCCGCGAACACGGCTTCTGAATCTGGGCCACCAGCCCTGCACAATACCGCCTCCGTATTCCCATTTTTGGAGCAATGGAGGAAGCAATACGGTATGATATTACAGCAGTAATTGTAAAAGAAGCAGCTTATATTTTATGGTTTATGCATGCTAATTtaactttgttttttttttgtcctTTTAATTAGGTCATATGTTCACATTTTCTCTGGGGAATCTGCAAGTGCTATACGTGAGCGATCCAAATGTGGTGAAGGAGATCACGACGACGACGTCACAGGACTTGGGGAGGCCTGCTTACCAGCAGAAAACATTTGGACCTCTTCTTGGGCAGGGCATCTTGACATCCAACGGTGCAATTTGGGCACGACAGCGAAAGATCATGGCTCCCGAGTTGTTCATGGACAAAGTTCGGGTAAGTAAAATAGGGATAACACCCACTTTCCCTAGTGAAATTGTTACAGACTCCACTATCCAACATCGATTGTGTAAGACCATGTATGGCCTTGACCAACGATAACGTTTGGGAACCCCCATAACTATTTAGTATGGATagaatattttctatttttttggtCAAGAAAATAGTACTAAGTCGCGGATGGTGATGCAGGGAATGATGAGCATAATCACTGAATCGGCCGACACAGTGGTGAATACTTGGAAGCAAGAAATCGAAGCCAGCAAAGGTGGAGTCCTTGACATCGCTGTCGACAGTTATATGAAGAGATTTTCGGGAGATATTATTTCAAGAGCTTGTTTTGGGAGTAATTATACTAAAGGGCATGACATATTCTTGAAGCTTGGGGCTCTCCAAGACCTTGTGTCCAAGAAAACAATGTCTGTTGGCCTTCCCGGATTAAGGTATAACTACTTATTATATAATAGTAACTATATAATGTTCTAAGTAGAAAATAAATTCCTCTTGACACAtgtgctatatatatataggcatcTTCCGACAAAGAGCAATAGGAAGATATGGGGTTTGGAGAAGGAAATCAGGACATCAATACTGAAGCTTGTAAAGCAGAGGGAAGAGGCTGGATACGAGAAGGATTTGCTTCAAACTCTTGTCGAAGGAGCGAAGGGGACTTATTCAACATCGTCTGCGATGGATCAGTTCATTGTCGATAACTGCAGAAACATATACTTAGCTGGCTTCGAGACATCTGCCATTTCAGCTTCATGGTGTTTAATGTTGTTAGCTTCCAACCCCGAGTGGCAAACCCGCATCCGGGAAGAAGTAGAGCAAGTGTGTCGGGGGCAGGTCCCCGACGTAGACATGCTTCGTAAGATGAAGCAGGTTAGATGGgctatatataattaattagtacTGCTCTTATCATGTAATAAGATAAAAGAATATTagtttgaatattttatgtttgtgtttatTGCAGCTACATACGGTGATTCAAGAGACAATGAGGTTGTATCCGCCGTCGCCAACTCTAGCTAGGGAGGTGTCGAAAGACATGAAGATAGGGAACGTGCACGTGCCAAAGGGCGTGAACGTGTGGACCATGGTGGCCACGTTGCACACGGACCGTGACATATGGGGTCCGGATGCGCTCCAATTCAAGCCCGAGAGGTTCCAAAATGGAATCTCGGGTGCGTGCAAGAACCCGAATTGCTACATGCCGTTCGGGTTTGGACAGCGTGTGTGCGTCGGGCAACATTTGGCAATGATGGAGCTTAAGTACCTCATGGCTCTAATCATCTCCAACTTCTCCTTCACTTTGTCTCCCAAATATGTTCATAAGCCAGAGATGACAATGATGATAGAGCCTAAGCATGGAGTTCACATTTTAGTTAGCAAGATATGATTAATAAGAAGAGTAAGAACAAGTTGCTTTTTGTGTTGGTTATTCTT from Salvia splendens isolate huo1 chromosome 4, SspV2, whole genome shotgun sequence encodes the following:
- the LOC121799778 gene encoding cytochrome P450 714C2-like, encoding MFLSTILALLLGFIIHLYISLVANPRKIQKALKKQGINGPPPKILLGNILEIKKSRDAAANTASESGPPALHNTASVFPFLEQWRKQYGHMFTFSLGNLQVLYVSDPNVVKEITTTTSQDLGRPAYQQKTFGPLLGQGILTSNGAIWARQRKIMAPELFMDKVRGMMSIITESADTVVNTWKQEIEASKGGVLDIAVDSYMKRFSGDIISRACFGSNYTKGHDIFLKLGALQDLVSKKTMSVGLPGLRHLPTKSNRKIWGLEKEIRTSILKLVKQREEAGYEKDLLQTLVEGAKGTYSTSSAMDQFIVDNCRNIYLAGFETSAISASWCLMLLASNPEWQTRIREEVEQVCRGQVPDVDMLRKMKQLHTVIQETMRLYPPSPTLAREVSKDMKIGNVHVPKGVNVWTMVATLHTDRDIWGPDALQFKPERFQNGISGACKNPNCYMPFGFGQRVCVGQHLAMMELKYLMALIISNFSFTLSPKYVHKPEMTMMIEPKHGVHILVSKI